The Aureimonas populi genome includes the window GCGTCAGCACGATGGTGTCGCGCCCATCCAGCACGCGCCCTATGGATTCCAGCGTCTTGCGGCCCATGATCATGGGCCGCCCCATCGTCAGGCGCCGATAGCGCTTCAGGTCGCTCGGCAGGCGCCAGGGCATCGCGCCCCCCTGCCCGATGACGCGATTCTTCGCCATGGCGACGATGCCGACGAGGATCGGCTCCCCCATGCTCATACCGCGATCGGCGCCTTGATCGAGCCGTGCGCCTCGTAGCCCTCGATCGCGATATCCTCGAATCGGAAGGCGAACAGGTCGCGGATCTCGGGGTTCAGGGCAAGGCGCGGCAGGGGCAGCGGCTCGCGGGAGAGTTGCAGGCGGGCCTGCTCGAAATGATTGTGGTAGAGATGCGCATCGCCCAGCGTGTGAATGAACTCGCCCGGCTTCAGGGCGCTCACCTGCGCGATCATCGCGGTGAGCAGCGCGTAGGAGGCGATGTTGAAGGGCACGCCGAGGAAGATGTCGGCCGAGCGCTGGTAGAGCTGGCAGGACAGCCGCCCCTCCGCCACGTAGAACTGGAACAGGCAGTGGCAGGGCGGCAGCGCCATCTGGTCCACCAGCGCCGGGTTCCAGGCGGAGACGATGAGCCGGCGCGAGTTCGGATTGGCGCGGATGGCCTTGAGGACATCGGAGATCTGGTCGATCCCCTCTCCGTCCGGCGTCGGCCAGGAGCGCCATTGCGAACCGTAGACGGGGCCCAGATCGCCGTTCTCGTCCGCCCATTCGTCCCAGATGCGCACGCCGTTTGTCTTCAGATACGCGATGTTGGTGTCGCCCTTCAGGAACCAAAGCAGCTCATGCACGATGGAGCGGATGTGGAGCTTCTTCGTCGTCAGCAGCGGGAATCGTTCGGAAAGATCGAAGCGCATCTGGTGGCCGAAGACGGAGCGCGTGCCCGTGCCCGTCCGGTCTCCCCGGTCGGTCCCCGTTTCAAGGACCCGGTCCAGAAGTTCGAGATATTGGCGCATACGCAGACTCCGACCCTACCACGAGCCGGAAGATGCAACACCTGCTTTAAGGACTCGTGACGTGCGGCATGCACATAGATTCCCGAGAACCGGCCGGGAGTCGAATCGACAATATTTACAATTAGTTAATTCGCTCGAATCAACCGGCGCGTCATTTTGGACGGCGGATGAGACACGCTTCTCGAAAGGGCCTTTCAACGCGGAACGCTTGCCCCTATATTCGCCGTGCCGGCCATCCGGTCGGCTATGGCGATAAACGGACGATGCAATAAACCATTCGGACCCGGGGGCGGTACCCGGCGCCTCCACCTGAACCCACCTTTCGCGGTGGTTTGAGGCGGGGGCGAAATAGGATCGACGAGGGTGTAAAGATCGAACTTTCGCTCGGCATGGTACCACCGTTATCGGGCTGTCAAAATAGTTGCCAACGACAACTATGCGGAAGCGCGTCTCGCCGCTTAATGCGGTGCGATAGCTTCAATTCAAGCCCTGGGGGTTCGCACCTCTAGGCGGGGCCCGGAGGCGCCTGGCAACAGAAGCCTCCACCTTATTTTCGCCGCCGCGTGGTCTTCCCTTGGAGCGGCCGGAAGCGCTAGAGCATCTGTTGTGCTTGGGACCTCCGGGCAGGACGATGGGCCTGCGCATCGGGTCTCGTCGAAACGGAATAAAGACCGGGCAGCGGGCCGAGCGGCCAGCGCCCCAAGACGCAGGTTGTCATGAGTCAGGATCTCATCCGCTACGACATTCTGGCCCAGGACGCGCTGCGCGGGGTCATCCGCAAGGTGTTGACCGAAGTGGTCAAGACCGGCCTTCCCGGCGACCATCATTTCTTCATCACCTTCCT containing:
- a CDS encoding thymidylate synthase, yielding MRQYLELLDRVLETGTDRGDRTGTGTRSVFGHQMRFDLSERFPLLTTKKLHIRSIVHELLWFLKGDTNIAYLKTNGVRIWDEWADENGDLGPVYGSQWRSWPTPDGEGIDQISDVLKAIRANPNSRRLIVSAWNPALVDQMALPPCHCLFQFYVAEGRLSCQLYQRSADIFLGVPFNIASYALLTAMIAQVSALKPGEFIHTLGDAHLYHNHFEQARLQLSREPLPLPRLALNPEIRDLFAFRFEDIAIEGYEAHGSIKAPIAV